In the genome of Planctomycetia bacterium, the window CCCATAGGGTTCCCCGGTCAGCATGGCATGAATGTGCGATATACCCCTGTTGTTCAGGGGTTTGGCGCAAATCGCGTGCCACTACGGGGCAGTCATCTGGGAAATACGGGTTTACTACGCTGATCTAGCGGAAGAACTCGGCCGCATCGTGTGGGAGGGTCGCAAATCGTTCCTGAGCCAGTTTCCGAGTCTCGCCACGCTGGACATGCAGGTGACGTTGCCCGATCCCTGCGCGCGGCATACGTTCGAGCAATGCAAACTCGATTCATCGGAACGGCAAAAGCACGCGCATGAGTATCGTCTGCATGTCGATCTTTTGCAGCTGCGCAAATCAGACCCCGTGATTCAGCGGCAAGACGCAACCATGCTCGACGGCGTCGCATTTTCAACTGACGCATTGTCGCTGCGCTACTTCACCGACGAAGGCTACGATCGCTTAATCCTGACGAACTTCGGCCGCGACCTGACGCTGACGCCCCCGTCACAGCCCATCCTGGCCGCGCCGACGAAGCGCCACTGGGAATTAATCTGGAGCAGCGAACATCCTAAATACGGCGGGCAGGGGACGTCGCCGTGGAAGACGGACGCGGGCTGGCGCCTGGCGGCGGATACGACGCTGCTGTTTGCGGCGGTCGATTGAAGGAAGTTGACGGTACGGAGTGGCGTCGTCGTCACCGCTAAGCCCAGGGAAGGCCACCATAGTCGTCGGCGGCAAAGACGACTCCGAGGGGCTTCCCTGGGCTTTACAGAATTCGAGCTCGCGATCGGAACAGTCGAATCGCGATTCCACCGGCAAACAGCGCGAGGAGCGTTAACGAACTTGGCTCCGGTACGGGGGTGAGGAGGAAGCCTCCACCCCGACCGTTTGGAGCCATACCCATGCCAACGATCTCGCCACGATTGTTGATATCGAGCGCGTTGTACAACACCCAGCCAGATTGCCGATCAATCATTTCATTGAGGTCGCGCATTACACCTTCGTTCCAATAAAAAGCTTTGGTTTCGGAGAATGCCGTTACTTCTTCATCCGCGCTTGAACCGACAACTTCCCCAAGATCATTAATACTAAATGCTCGACTAAAAACTACGCCGCCAGGCAAGTCGCCCAAGGAAAGTGCTTCGCTAGACTTCCACAGCGTGGCGAGTTCGCTCGCATTGTTGTTCAGCGAACCACCGACAACGAAGCCTGAGTTATTCATTGCAAGCGGCAGGAATCGTGACATACCGGGCGGAGCGTTCACAACAGTAGTGGAGGCACCTTGCCAAATCACAGCTTCCACGACTCCTGCGGTTGACTTGTAACCAGCGATCAGGCCCGAATCATTGATCGCTATTGCCAGAGTGTTTTCCACGGGTCGTGGTTCGACAAAACGATGAAAACCCGCACTTGCCGACCACGAAAACGGATAAGACAGGCGCGAATCGCTATCGTATGTGTTGCCAACGACGGCACCGAAAGCGTTGATTCCGAGTGCGGCGCCGGACTCTCTGGCGGACAGCGTTGCCAAGTCGGTAAATGACCCGGACGCCCAGTGAATTGGCCGATAACCAAACTCAGTGAAACCAACTCCCACGATCTGGCCGTAGTTGTTGATGTTGACTGGTGAACACCCAGCATTCTCGCCAGGTAGGTCGCCGAGGTCTACTACAATTCCAGCATCCCAGAGAATCCCACGAAACCCCGTGTCGGTGTGGCGCTGACCGACGATTTGGCCTAGATCATTGATGGCGCTCGGTGAAATCCAAATCCGCTCGGTAGGAAGATCGCCAATGCTGTGCACCATGTAGCGCCGGCCGGCCCACAATGTATCGGCAACGATGAGAAGGATGAGGAGAGAGCAACTGGTTCGGATTGTGTGCATTTGGAAGACCCACGAATCGGGACAAGTGATCTCGATTCGGAGCGATATACCGATGAGTGCCGGCACGACGACTGCCAAAATCATTGTCGCTAGTACTTCGGCTAAAGCAAGGTGGGTGCCGCCTACCCCCGAAGGTTCAAGATAGGTGCTTCGAGCGTCCAGGGCTCTAGTCCAGATGCAACGAGCTCCCCTGCTACAGCAGCAGTTCAGCGCGCGGTAGACTACGGTCTCCCAGGAATCCCTCCCGCACCGGATGCTCGCCCGCCATGTCGCGTCCTTTTGTTCATCTGCATTGCCACAGCCACTACAGCCTGCTGGATGGCGCTGCGCCGATCGAGAAGCTGGTCAATAAAGCCAAGTCGTCCGGCATGACCGCCTTGGCGCTGACCGATCACGGCAATCTTTATGGCGCGCTCGATTTCTACAAGAAAGCCAAGGCCGCCGGGATCAATCCCATCATTGGCTACGAGGCCTATATCGCCCCGGGCAGCCGGATGCAGAAGGATTTGTCGGACTCCGGCGAGGCGAGCTACCACCTCACTCTGCTGGCGCAGAACATCACCGGCTTTCGCAACCTGGTGAAGATGGCCAGCTCGGCGTTTCTGGAAGGGTTTTATCGCAAGCCCCGCATCGATAAGGAACTGCTCACGGCGCACAGCGAGGGAATCATCTGCCTCTCCGGCTGCGTGTCCAGCGAGTTCAGCCGGCTGATGTTGCGCGGCGGGGAGTACGAATCCAACCTCAAGCAGTCGATGGACGTCGCCGGGTGGTTCCACAAGCTGTTCGGCGATCGATACTTTATTGAGATTCAAAACAACGGGCTGGAAATTCAGCGGCTGGCGATGGAAGGCGCCGTCGAAGTCGCCACGCGGATGGGCTTGCCGCTGGTGACGACGAGCGATGCGCACTATGTGAATCGCGAAGACGCCGAAGCGCAGGATGTGTTGCTCTGCATCAACACGGGGAAATTCCGCACCGACACCAACCGGATGCGGATGGAGGGGAGCGAGTTCTTCCTCCGCGCGCCAGAAGAAATGTACGCAGCGTTTCCGAATCACGCGGACGCCGTGGCGCGGAGCCAGGAGATCGCCGACTCGGTCGATATCCAGATTGAGCTGGGCAAGCGGCATTTCCCCACGTTCAAATTGCCGGATGAGACGACGTCGCCGGACTATTTGCGGCAACTCTGCGTCGATGGCCTGAAACGCCGCTACGCCGGCGACGACGAACGCCTGCCCGGCGGCGAATTGTCCGTGGAAGTGGTCGCCCGGCTGGAGCGCGAACTGAATGTCATCAACACGCTGGGCTTCGCGAACTATTTTCTCATCGTCTGGGATTTTGTCCGCTTCGCCTTGGAGCGCAACATCCCGGCTACGGCGCGCGGTTCGGGCGTCGGTTCGATCGTGGCGTTCGCGTTGGAATTGAGCCACGTCTGTCCGCTGAAATACGATTTGCTTTTCGAACGGTTCCTAGACATCAGCCGTCGGGAAGCGCCCGATATCGACATCGATTTCTGCAAGGATCGTCGCGGCGAGGTGATCGACTACGTCAAGCAGAAATACGGCAGCGAGAACGTCGCCCAGATCGGCACGTTCGGCACGTTGGCCGCGCGGGCGGCGATTCGCGACGTCGGACGCGCCATGGGCTTGCCGATCCCCCGAGTCGACCAGGTCGTCTCGATGGTGCCGGAGGAACTCGGCATCGAGTTGGAGGAAGCGCTCGAAAAGTCGGAGGACTTGAAAAAGGCCTACGACAACGACGGCGAAGTGCGCGAATTGCTCGACCTGGCGATGAAGATCGAAGGGCTTGCGCGGAACGTGGGCACGCATGCCGCGGCGGTGGTGATCGCCGACCGGCCGCTCAACGAGTACGTGCCGTTGCAGCGCGTGAAGAACAAAGAGGAAGTCATCACGCAATGGGCGATGGGGGACGTCGAGGCGGCCGGGTTATTGAAGATGGATTTCCTCGGCCTGCGGAACTTGACGATTCTCTCCAAGGCGGTCGATCTCATCGAGCAAACGACCGGCGAGCGCGTGAATCCGTACCAGTTCCCGCTTGACGATCAGCCGACGTTCGCCCTCCTGTGCCGCGGCGAAACGAAAGGCATCTTCCAGCTGGAAAGCGGCGGCATTCGCGATCTGTTGCAGCGGATGAAGCCGGACCATTTCCGCGACATCATCGCCACGAACGCGCTCTATCGCCCCGGGCCGATCGAGGGCGGCATGGTCGATCACTACATCGAGGTCAAGCACGGTCGCCAGAAGCCGGACTATCCGCATCCCGTGATGGAGGAAATCCTCGGCGAGACGCACGGCGTGATGGTGTATCAAGAGCAAGTGATGCGGATCTTGAATCGCTTGGGGGGCATCGAGCTTTCCAACGCGTACACTTGCATCAAGGCGATCAGCAAGAAAAAGCTGGAGATGATCGCCAAGTATCGCGAAGAGTTCGTCAAGGGCACGCAAGAGAAAGGCCTCTCGAAGGAGAAAGCGGTCGAGCTGTTCGAGATGATCGAAAAGTTCGCCGGCTACGGCTTCAACAAGAGCCACTCGACCGCCTATGCGTTGATCGCGTATATGACGGCGTACTTGAAGGCCCATTACTCGGTCGAGTTCATGGCCGCGCTGTTGTGCGGCGACATCGAGGGGCGCAACTTCAAGAGCAAGGATTCGCTCGTCGAGCATTTGGAAGACTGCCAACGGATGGGCATCACCGTCCTGCCCGCCGATGTGAACGGCTCAACGGCCGAGTTCATCGTGCACGACGGCCAAATTCGTTTCGGCATGGCCGCCGTTAAAGGCTGCGGCGGCAACGCGGCGTTGGCAATCGCCGCGGCGCGCAAACAGGATGGGCCCTTTCGCAGCATCTTCGATTTCTGCGAACGGGTCGATCCTTCCGTCTGCAACCGAGCGGCGATCGAAGCTTTGGTCAAAGCCGGCGCGTTCGACGGACTCGGTGGCCGCCGCGCGCAATTCATGGCGGCGCTCGATCGCGCGCTCCAAGCCGGCGCCGCGAAGTTGGCCGATCGCCGGTCCGGCCAAAAAGGGCTGTTCGACGATGAA includes:
- the dnaE gene encoding DNA polymerase III subunit alpha, which encodes MSRPFVHLHCHSHYSLLDGAAPIEKLVNKAKSSGMTALALTDHGNLYGALDFYKKAKAAGINPIIGYEAYIAPGSRMQKDLSDSGEASYHLTLLAQNITGFRNLVKMASSAFLEGFYRKPRIDKELLTAHSEGIICLSGCVSSEFSRLMLRGGEYESNLKQSMDVAGWFHKLFGDRYFIEIQNNGLEIQRLAMEGAVEVATRMGLPLVTTSDAHYVNREDAEAQDVLLCINTGKFRTDTNRMRMEGSEFFLRAPEEMYAAFPNHADAVARSQEIADSVDIQIELGKRHFPTFKLPDETTSPDYLRQLCVDGLKRRYAGDDERLPGGELSVEVVARLERELNVINTLGFANYFLIVWDFVRFALERNIPATARGSGVGSIVAFALELSHVCPLKYDLLFERFLDISRREAPDIDIDFCKDRRGEVIDYVKQKYGSENVAQIGTFGTLAARAAIRDVGRAMGLPIPRVDQVVSMVPEELGIELEEALEKSEDLKKAYDNDGEVRELLDLAMKIEGLARNVGTHAAAVVIADRPLNEYVPLQRVKNKEEVITQWAMGDVEAAGLLKMDFLGLRNLTILSKAVDLIEQTTGERVNPYQFPLDDQPTFALLCRGETKGIFQLESGGIRDLLQRMKPDHFRDIIATNALYRPGPIEGGMVDHYIEVKHGRQKPDYPHPVMEEILGETHGVMVYQEQVMRILNRLGGIELSNAYTCIKAISKKKLEMIAKYREEFVKGTQEKGLSKEKAVELFEMIEKFAGYGFNKSHSTAYALIAYMTAYLKAHYSVEFMAALLCGDIEGRNFKSKDSLVEHLEDCQRMGITVLPADVNGSTAEFIVHDGQIRFGMAAVKGCGGNAALAIAAARKQDGPFRSIFDFCERVDPSVCNRAAIEALVKAGAFDGLGGRRAQFMAALDRALQAGAAKLADRRSGQKGLFDDEPEAPVQVDERLPDVAEWPEKEKLINEKEVLGFYLSSHPLAQYADTLATYCSHTSVSAGPLNKGHEILIGGLISAIRFAHTKNPRPGSTATKYAMFDLEDTAGIMRCILWPEEFAKVGEWIVPDALVAIRGTIDKRPGSDNINLICNEILPVSELEQRYTRGLRLRVSEQEHGEKKLESLRDILRGYPGPCAVELVLELTDGLRVLCKSGGLKVQLNAEMRGRIEDLLGPGCVKPLAAPAKLSNGNGNGNGRSWEKRQRQSSG
- a CDS encoding DUF3459 domain-containing protein, encoding MCDIPLLFRGLAQIACHYGAVIWEIRVYYADLAEELGRIVWEGRKSFLSQFPSLATLDMQVTLPDPCARHTFEQCKLDSSERQKHAHEYRLHVDLLQLRKSDPVIQRQDATMLDGVAFSTDALSLRYFTDEGYDRLILTNFGRDLTLTPPSQPILAAPTKRHWELIWSSEHPKYGGQGTSPWKTDAGWRLAADTTLLFAAVD